TGCTCCTCCTTTCCATTGTCAGGAAAGAGGAGCAAGAATAGGGCCAACTCGGTTAACCAGACCCCACGGGCGTTCTAAAAGTATGAATAACGAGAACTGACCCCACGGTGGTGGAGGGGTAACGAGGAATGGGGGTATGGGGGGTATGGGTGCGTGGGGGGAGGACCGAGGTGGGGGTGAAAGGAACCTGCCTGTGCGAAGCGATCGGGGTCATGTAAAAGGCGGGGGATGGAAATACGGACGCCTTGAAATTCCGCCACATTTCGAAGTACATATAGTTTATGGTCCGGGGAATTCCATCCATGCGCTTCAGCGGATCCTCCAACAGGGGCATGGCCCGGTACAGCCTCATCGACCTGACCAACCTGCTCATGGCGGGTTTTCTCCTTGTCTTCTATTTCCTCGCATTGCCGAGGATCCCGAACCCGCTCCAGGCGCCTGCCTGGTATCTCATCCTGGTCCTCCTGGTGGAATCATCCGTACGTGTGAGGGAACGTTATGACGGTCGTCGCCTGGCGCCGCCCCTGATCTTCCTTCTGACGGTGCTCTTCCTGTTCGTCGCCTTCGAGTCCATCGCCCTGACGCTGCCCCACTTCAACCCCCGGCGGTACGACTGGCTCATGGCTGCCGCCGATCACACCCTTTTCGGACTCCACCCCACGGTCTGGCTGGAGGGGTTTTCCAGCCCCGTTCTCACGGAGGCCCTGTACATCCTGTACGCCTTCTATTTTCCCATGCCGGTCATCCTCCTGGGCTGGATGCTCGCCAGGGGCCGGTACAGGGCCGTTTCGGACGGTGTTTTCCGCTATCTTCTCTGTTATTACGGGGCCTACGTGGCCTACTTTCTCGTGCCGGTTCAGGGTCCCCGGTTTTACCTGGCCCACCTGCAGGGTGACAGGTTGAGCGGCCCGTTTCTCTCCGAACCGATCCGGAAACTCATCGACCTGCTCGAGCCCAACAAGCTCGATGCCTTTCCCAGCCTCCACGCCGCGATCCTCCTGGTCACACTGATGCTCGCCTTCAGGGAGAACCGGGCCATGTTCCGGTGGTTCCTGGGGTGTGGTGTCGGCATTCTTGTTTCCCTCGTATACCTCAGGTATCATTACGTCGTTGATCTGATCGCCGGCCTGGTTTGGGCAGTTGCCGGCTGGCACCTTGGCGGCTGGATCATCCGGAAATGCGGTGCCGGGCTGGCGCCCCACTTCGGGGAGGAAGGTTGAGAGAATTTCTCAGGCGGGTCGGGTACGATGGCAGGCAGGGCAATACCTACATTGTCCTGCTCTCGGCGCCGGTCCTGCTCACGATTTACCGTTACCGGGGCTGGGCGGACCGGTTTGCCGACTGGTTCCCAGGCCTGGCCGGGCACCCTCTTGCCGGTCTCTTCGCTGTCGTGTTCCAGTGGTCCTCCTTTTTTCTCCTCGTCCTTGTCATCCCCTTCATCTTCGCCGGAGTCAGGATGGGTTTTACTCCCGGCGAGATGGGGATCAAGTGGGGTGACCGGCGCTTCGGGCTGATCTTCGTTGCCCTCGCTCTGCCTCTCCTGGTCGTCCCCTTTTCCCTCCTGGCGTCCTCCATGCCCGACGTCCGGCTGGAATACCCCCTTGCCAGGATCGTGACCACCCGCACCGACCTGGTGCTGGTCTACGAGGCCGCCTATGTCCTGCTCTACTACCTGGCCTGGGAGTTTTTCTTCCGTGGGTTCATGCTGTTCCCCCTGGCGCGTGTTTTCGGCGGCATGAACGCCATCCTGATCCAGACGATCCCCTCCTGTCTTCTTCACATCGGTAAACCGGAGGGTGAGGTCACCGGTTCCATCCTCGCGGGGCTCGTCTTCGGGACACTGGCACTGCGGACCGGCTCCATCTGGTACGGCTGGGTTCTCCACGCCGCCCTCGGGGTCCTGGTGGACCTCCTGGTGATCTTCCGATGACGGGGAGATCAGGTTGAGAACCGTGCTGGTAACCGGTGTCAACGGGTTTATCGGCAGCCACGTGGCCCGGCGTCTGCAGCGCCTGGGGTGTGAGGTAAAGGGTATCGTACGGCCGACCTCGGATCTGTCGTTTATCACCGGTCTTGACCTCCAGCTGTTCAAGGGGGATGTGACCGACAGCGCTACGCTCACCAAACCCATGCCGGGTGTGGATACCGTCGTCCACGTGGCGGGACTGGCTTCCGACTGGGGGCCATACCGGCGGTTTTACGAGGTTAACGTCACCGGAACACGGAACGTGGCCGAGGCTGCAGCCCGGAGCGGAGTGAGCCGCTTCGTTCACATCGGTACCACCGCGGTGCACGGTTTCCCGGGGTTCCGGGACCTGCCGGAGTCCGCGCCCATGGCCGAAACCCCCTTTCACTACTGCGAAACGAAGAAGATCGCCGAGCGCTGGCTCTTCGATTTTTCGGCCTCCACCTCCATGGAGGTGACGAGCATCCGTCCGGGCAACGTTTTCGGCCCCCGGGACCATACTTTCATGGAAAAGTACCTCGACGCCATGGTGACGGGCAAGGCGGGCTACATTGACGGGGGAAGGCGCCTGACGGCCCCCGTGTACGTGGCGAACCTGGTGGACGGTATCCTGGCGGCGTGCACGAACCCCTTCGCGGCGGGAGAGGCCTTTACGGTCACCGACGGGCTGGACATCACCTGGCGGGAGTTCACGGAGAGTTTCGCCTCGGAACTGGACCTTCGGCCCCCCAGGTTCTCCATCCCCTTTCCCCTGGCCTACGCCGCGGGCGCGGCGTGGGAAGGAGTTTACAGGCTCCTGGGCATCTCGACGCCGCCGCTGCTCACCCGGTACCGCGCGTCCAACGGCGGCCGGGACTACCATTTTTCCATTGAAAAGGCCCGTCGTCTCCTGGGCTACAGTCCCGCTGTCGGTTTCCATGAGGCCGTGGCGAGGACCGTGGCGTGGTACCGGGAGCGGGGGAGTGAGGGTGCGTGGGAGTAGGGGGGAGAACCTCGACTTGACGACTGGGCGACCATCCTTCGTCACGCCGTAAGCATGGCTACGGATGGCAGGCGGAGCGAAAAGGCGGCGTGACAGGCTTCGACGCGGGGACACGGGGACACGGATGGGGAAGAGCAGACGCGGGGATACCCCTCGACAAGCTCGGGGCAGGCGGGGACGCGGAGAAAGGCGCGAAAAACAGGTCGAAGACCGAAGACAGGCGTTTCCATTGATTGACGCGTTTTTGATGTGCCTCTGGTTAAATCGGCCTTTGACCATTAAGCTTCTGAGGAGGCACCCATGTTAGAGATCCTTCGCAACCGGCGCAGCGTACGGAAGTTCGAGGACAGGCCCGTCGAGGAAGAGAAGGTCCTGCTCCTCACCGAGGCCCTCCTGCGCTCCCCCTCGTCCCGTTCCATCAACCCCTGGGAGTTCATCATCATCGATGACAGGGAGACCATCGACCAGCTGGCAAAATGCAAGCCCCACGGTGCCGGGTTTCTGGCCTCAGCCCCCCTTGCCATGGTCATCCTGGGTGATACCAGCGTCTCTGACACCTGCATCGAGGACTGCTCCATCGCCGCTATTACCCTCCAGTACGCTGCAGAGGCACTGGAACTGGGCAGCTGCTGGTGCCAGGTAAGGCTCAGGTCCCGTAGCGGGGAAATGTCTGCCGAACAGTACATCAGGGAGGCACTTGGGGTACCGGAGCCTTACATGGTCGAGTGCGTCATCGGCCTGGGATATCCGGCCCAGAGCCATCCGCCCCACGGCCGGGACAGCCTGGACTGGGGAAAGGTGCATAAAGACAGGTATAAGGGGAAGTGATAGTGGAAAGTGGAAAGTGAAAGTCGTAGACCCTGAGCCAGTCGAAGGGGTGGAAGGTGAAAAGGATAAGGGAGAAGAAAGTGCACATTTTTCACTACGCCCATCTTGATTCCTTCTGCCCATAAAGGTTATTGTTTCACAAGGTCATCGTTTCGGGACGTCAATAACGCCGGCGCATGCCGCGAAAAATGATCGGGTGGTGCGGGCTGTCAACGCAAAGTAGAGATGTCCCCTTTTCTCCCATTTAGAGATGTCCCCTTTCTGTCACCATGTGTTTGCAAGGGGGCGAGGAAAGGATGTCGCCATGGATGATCGGAAGCGGGTTTGCCGTTCGGTTGTTTTGCTT
This genomic window from bacterium contains:
- a CDS encoding phosphatase PAP2 family protein, coding for MRFSGSSNRGMARYSLIDLTNLLMAGFLLVFYFLALPRIPNPLQAPAWYLILVLLVESSVRVRERYDGRRLAPPLIFLLTVLFLFVAFESIALTLPHFNPRRYDWLMAAADHTLFGLHPTVWLEGFSSPVLTEALYILYAFYFPMPVILLGWMLARGRYRAVSDGVFRYLLCYYGAYVAYFLVPVQGPRFYLAHLQGDRLSGPFLSEPIRKLIDLLEPNKLDAFPSLHAAILLVTLMLAFRENRAMFRWFLGCGVGILVSLVYLRYHYVVDLIAGLVWAVAGWHLGGWIIRKCGAGLAPHFGEEG
- a CDS encoding CPBP family intramembrane metalloprotease; the encoded protein is MREFLRRVGYDGRQGNTYIVLLSAPVLLTIYRYRGWADRFADWFPGLAGHPLAGLFAVVFQWSSFFLLVLVIPFIFAGVRMGFTPGEMGIKWGDRRFGLIFVALALPLLVVPFSLLASSMPDVRLEYPLARIVTTRTDLVLVYEAAYVLLYYLAWEFFFRGFMLFPLARVFGGMNAILIQTIPSCLLHIGKPEGEVTGSILAGLVFGTLALRTGSIWYGWVLHAALGVLVDLLVIFR
- a CDS encoding NAD-dependent epimerase/dehydratase family protein — encoded protein: MLVTGVNGFIGSHVARRLQRLGCEVKGIVRPTSDLSFITGLDLQLFKGDVTDSATLTKPMPGVDTVVHVAGLASDWGPYRRFYEVNVTGTRNVAEAAARSGVSRFVHIGTTAVHGFPGFRDLPESAPMAETPFHYCETKKIAERWLFDFSASTSMEVTSIRPGNVFGPRDHTFMEKYLDAMVTGKAGYIDGGRRLTAPVYVANLVDGILAACTNPFAAGEAFTVTDGLDITWREFTESFASELDLRPPRFSIPFPLAYAAGAAWEGVYRLLGISTPPLLTRYRASNGGRDYHFSIEKARRLLGYSPAVGFHEAVARTVAWYRERGSEGAWE
- a CDS encoding nitroreductase family protein, giving the protein MLEILRNRRSVRKFEDRPVEEEKVLLLTEALLRSPSSRSINPWEFIIIDDRETIDQLAKCKPHGAGFLASAPLAMVILGDTSVSDTCIEDCSIAAITLQYAAEALELGSCWCQVRLRSRSGEMSAEQYIREALGVPEPYMVECVIGLGYPAQSHPPHGRDSLDWGKVHKDRYKGK